The nucleotide sequence TCCAACTGGGTTTAATTAGTCATATACTTTGTACTTGGTATCAATCTTGGTGTAGATGTGGGGCCTGTAATGCTGAATAGAGTTGCAAATCGACCAGCTCCCATTTGTCTGTTACTTGTTCTTTGAATTCCTTTCGAAAGGTCTAAATGCTGCCAGAACCACAGCTATCTTACTTGTAAGAAAGCCTGCAACCCCAATGAAGAGCTCAGTTGGTGACAATGCTATGGTTGTTCCTCCTATCCGATACTTCAATACAGTGGAACCAAGGGCGATGACCAATGCCAAAGTTAACCATTGCCTCTTAAAACCTCCAGAGGCCTGCAAGAAGTTCTCACCATTCTCAGACTGATTTCCTGGTGCAGACAATCCGTCGACCGACCTTTGCAACAGCAAAAGGTACAAGAATCCACCAATTCCACCAGCTACGAATGCATAAGCAGCTTTCTCATTGAAAGAGAAATTTAAAATCGATGAACCACTTGAAATAAGAATGAGGTCATAAACTAGCAATGAGAACTTAAGATCTGCATACTCCCTCATGCTATCCTCCTTTGTTGTTTGTTTATTCAGCAATAGGGTTTGTGACAACGACTGCATATTTAGTGAGGTTGTAAAAGAAATCCTAGATAACTCGGTACTACAGAATGGCCTAAGCTCAACAATGGATATCCCCTCTTCTCCAAGAAGTACATTATTTGCTTCAAATTTATATTGCACACAATCAAACTGACTTTCATCTCCACTTTCAGTAAATGGAGATAAATATACTGGCCCACTGATCACTGTCAAGCTTACACCATCAAGCCTCCAAGAACCTGACCTTGAAGATGAAAGATCCAGACCACATCAAACTTCATTCAAGCCATAGATAATAGAACTTTGCTACTCACAGCTAATGGATTCATTTTATGAAGTGTGACAAAAGGTTTGCTAGTGATATGATAGTATTAGAAAGTAGATTCTGGACATACCTGATTCAAGACCAATCCAAAATGCTTCAATTTTTCCTAACTTGGAGCCCTTGAAGGTGACAATATCAACTGAACCTCTTTGAAAGTGAACAGATTCATTGGAATCCATGTCCTTCCCTTGCATAGAGTGGTCTAACGTAACTGCAGATAGCCTCTGTAGTAATGCATCACCATTTACATCTATCAAGCAAAGCAGTATGGCGGCATTTACGTCCCTCAAACAAGAGCCAAAATCCTTACTTGTGCACAGCTCAACCATGTAGTAAGAACTAGACATGTCCAACTCCAAGGAAGAAAGTATGTCTTCAGGAACATATTTAGTCTGCAATTTTGCCATGGTTGTTTGTAAAAGACGAGAAGGATTTGCAAAATCCTGAAAATCTGAAGCCAACTGATCAATGTTTGCAAGTTCTATAGACGATAAACAAAAGGACCTACCAGAGAACTAATGAAACTACATAACAAGCAAAATTTGCGCACGAGGAATGTGGGAAACACAAAAGATAAATTAAAGGTAAAAATAAAAACTGAGAAAGATAAAGAGACTGACAAGGTTTTGTTCTAATAGATGCGAAGATTGCAAAAGATACAAATTAACACTACCCACCAGTTTTGGAGAATGCGAGATCATTTACATAGGACTTTGAAAATTTCACTGGCAAGAAGGCATTCCATTTCTAAAATACATACCCAAGTACCAAATGAGCAATGAGTAATAGCCATCTCAACCAAGTCCATGAATACTTCATCTGGACTTGAAGCAACAATTTTGACTTGCATCAGATTGGATAGATCAAGTATAATTTTTGACATGCAAATTTATGCATAATTTCTGAAGGACAGCAATGAAGAATAGAAGAGAACAATAATGGATGTCGATCCCAAATTAGTTGATAGGAAAAAATTTATAATCATGGTGCAGCTTTAATAAATTTGGTGTGCTTATCTGCATGCAGGAATCTTATGTAAGTTGGAGCTTGTAAATCCACCAAAGACACATTCTAAGACAAAATGCCCTCAATTTAAACAGTGTAAACCTATGATTTATTTCAACTCTAGCATGTTGTTGCACCTGACTCTCCACACAATTTAATCAAGATAACTAGGAATAATTCTCCTTTTAACATAACAATCATAAAGTATCTATCCAAACAGCAGCTCCAACACTTGCAATAAGGTAAGTTCAAGTATGTCCATTAGAATCATGTTTGCTTTTTAACTCATATGAAAAACGTTTGCACCAAAGATAATTGAAATCCATGATACATATCCTCAAATATGCTGTTTTTACATAACCATCATCCTTGTCACACTCTGACCTATATCAAAAGTGAGGAAGTAAAGCTTTTCAAACTTGTCACTTAGATGAACTCTACCATCAATCACCCTTCTACCTGGATCATCTCGTTAGTAGAACTACCAATGGGGCTTGCCCAGAGGAGACCACCTACTGGCCATTTCGGTTAAGAATTTGACTCTACCACACACCGCCGATGCgagttcaacaagaaagctaaacTATGAATTATGAAAACTACACtagtgataaaataaaaaatttccaaCATATA is from Musa acuminata AAA Group cultivar baxijiao chromosome BXJ3-8, Cavendish_Baxijiao_AAA, whole genome shotgun sequence and encodes:
- the LOC103995768 gene encoding uncharacterized protein LOC103995768 — encoded protein: MEALLVKHLVPSSHANPSARRRFGNCTSEDSKLLHILPVQWGVNKHMHFSHFTTRSKQTPVQDFQDFANPSRLLQTTMAKLQTKYVPEDILSSLELDMSSSYYMVELCTSKDFGSCLRDVNAAILLCLIDVNGDALLQRLSAVTLDHSMQGKDMDSNESVHFQRGSVDIVTFKGSKLGKIEAFWIGLESGSWRLDGVSLTVISGPVYLSPFTESGDESQFDCVQYKFEANNVLLGEEGISIVELRPFCSTELSRISFTTSLNMQSLSQTLLLNKQTTKEDSMREYADLKFSLLVYDLILISSGSSILNFSFNEKAAYAFVAGGIGGFLYLLLLQRSVDGLSAPGNQSENGENFLQASGGFKRQWLTLALVIALGSTVLKYRIGGTTIALSPTELFIGVAGFLTSKIAVVLAAFRPFERNSKNK